The following proteins are encoded in a genomic region of Populus nigra chromosome 16, ddPopNigr1.1, whole genome shotgun sequence:
- the LOC133676046 gene encoding probable calcium-binding protein CML15, whose product MTEAALHVEQLNQLKEIFGRFDMDSDGSLTILELAALLRSLGLKPSGDQIHVLLADMDSNGNGSIEFEELVHAILPDVNEEVLVNQEKLLEVFHIFDRNGNGYISAAELAGSMAKMGQPLTYKELTEMIEEADTDGDGVISFNEFATVMAKSAVEFLGIT is encoded by the coding sequence ATGACAGAGGCAGCCCTACATGTTGAACAACTGAATCAATTAAAGGAGATATTTGGTCGGTTTGACATGGACTCGGATGGCAGCCTGACCATTTTAGAACTTGCAGCTTTATTAAGGTCACTAGGACTCAAGCCCTCCGGTGACCAAATTCATGTTCTATTAGCCGACATGGATTCTAATGGCAATGGCTCTATAGAATTCGAAGAATTGGTCCATGCCATCTTACCTGATGTAAATGAGGAGGTTCTTGTAAATCAAGAGAAACTTTTGGAGGTATTTCATATATTTGATCGTAACGGTAATGGATACATTAGCGCTGCCGAGCTAGCAGGATCTATGGCCAAAATGGGGCAACCATTAACGTACAAGGAACTAACAGAGATGATAGAGGAGGCAGATACTGACGGTGATGGTGTAATTAGTTTCAATGAATTTGCAACTGTTATGGCAAAATCAGCCGTGGAGTTCTTAGGCATCACTTAG